From Mustelus asterias unplaced genomic scaffold, sMusAst1.hap1.1 HAP1_SCAFFOLD_194, whole genome shotgun sequence, the proteins below share one genomic window:
- the LOC144485422 gene encoding histone H3 codes for MARTKQTARKSTGGKAPRKQLATKAARKSAPATGGVKKPHRYRPGTVALREIRRYQKSTELLIRKLPFQRLVREIAQDFKTDLRFQSSAVMALQEASEAYLVGLFEDTNLCAIHAKRVTIMPKDIQLARRIRGERA; via the coding sequence ATGGCCAGGACCAAGCAGACAGCGCGCAAATCGACCGGAGGGAAAGCTCCTCGCAAACAGCTGGCTACTAAAGCGGCCCGGAAGAGCGCTCCAGCCACGGGCGGAGTGAAGAAGCCTCATCGTTACAGACCCGGCACTGTGGCTCTGAGGGAGATCCGCCGCTACCAGAAATCCACCGAGCTGCTGATCCGCAAACTGCCCTTCCAGCGCCTGGTGCGAGAGATCGCTCAGGACTTCAAGACAGACCTGCGCTTCCAGAGCTCGGCCGTCATGGCCCTGCAGGAGGCCAGCGAGGCTTACCTGGTGGGGCTCTTTGAGGACACCAACCTGTGCGCCATCCACGCCAAGCGAGTCACCATCATGCCCAAAGACATCCAGCTGGCCCGCCGCATCCGCGGGGAACGCGCCTAA
- the LOC144485423 gene encoding histone H4 — protein MSGRGKGGKGLGKGGAKRHRKVLRDNIQGITKPAIRRLARRGGVKRISGLIYEETRGVLKVFLENVIRDAVTYTEHAKRKTVTAMDVVYALKRQGRTLYGFGG, from the coding sequence atgtctggcagagggaaagggggcaaaGGACTGGGTAAAGGCGGCGCAAAGCGGCACCGCAAAGTGCTCCGTGATAATATCCAGGGCATCACCAAGCCAGCAATCCGCCGCCTGGCTCGCCGTGGCGGTGTCAAGCGGATCTCGGGTTTGATCTATGAGGAGACTCGCGGGGTGCTGAAGGTTTTCCTGGAGAATGTGATCAGGGATGCGGTCACCTACACTGAACACGCCAAGCGCAAGACGGTCACTgccatggatgtggtgtacgCTCTGAAACGCCAGGGCCGCACTCTCTATGGATTCGGCGGCTGA
- the LOC144485418 gene encoding histone H1-like, producing the protein MTETAAAETAPPAAPAQVKSPRKKKAAPRPAAAGPKLGEQILNVVAGCRDRKGMSLAAIKKALSGSGVDVGKRVSQIRLTIKRKVETGSLVQIKGQGASGSFKLAKKESPGKMGKKVKTPTAKKSLVKKTAAKKLTTKKAAAKKPAAKKTPVKKSTVKKTSSKKAATPKKAVKKAALKKKSPVKKVTGGKSVKKVTKSKAKPKVKAAKAKKAPGKK; encoded by the coding sequence atgactgaaactgcagccgccgaaacggctcctccagccgctcccgctcaagtGAAGTCTCCCAGGAAGAAGAAGGCGGCTCCCCGACCTGCGGCAGCCGGTCCCAAGTTGGGCGAGCAGATCCTCAATGTTGTGGCGGGATGCCGCGATCGCAAGGGGATGTCCCTGGCCGCGATAAAGAAAGCTTTGTCTGGCagcggagtggatgtggggaagcgcgTCTCCCAGATCAGGTTAACGATCAAGAGGAAGGTGGAGACAGGGTCTCTGGTGCAGATAAAGGGACAGGGCGCCTCCGGCTCCTTCAAACTCGCTAAGAAGGAAAGCCcggggaaaatgggaaagaaggtgaagacaccaacagccaagaaatctttagtaaagaaaacagcggccaagaagctgacaacaaagaaagcagcagccaagaaacccgcagcaaagaaaactccagtgaagaaatcaacagtgaagaaaacaagcagcaagaaggcggcaactccaaaaaaggcggtGAAGAAAGCAGCCCTGAAGAAAAAGTCTCCTGTGAAGAAGGTGACGGGCGGAAAGTCTGTCAAAAAAGTAACTAAATCCAAGGCcaaacccaaagtgaaagcagcaaaagcgaagaaagcgccaggaaagaagtga